The following are encoded in a window of Panicum virgatum strain AP13 chromosome 5N, P.virgatum_v5, whole genome shotgun sequence genomic DNA:
- the LOC120676457 gene encoding receptor-like protein kinase ANXUR1: MAGTARRPLLVLLLVAGATAVAESKLYAPADRVLLNCGSTTDGLDSDGRKWVADNNDNMWLTDSGKSSLMMAADRMDNGLPSTIPYMTARVFTTEAAYNFTVNPRDRHWVRLHFYPSSYNGLPAEGFHFGAATSTGVTLLHNFSVYTYAKALSQAFLIREFSLPPAPAGFLTLTFTPMPTGNETFAFVNGIEVISMPDIFADPATTVGFADQTVDIAGAALQTMYRFNVGGVYIPPSNDSGLTRHWYDDTPYVLGPTQGVIYKAGPHFQLKYPNDLAEYAAPPDVYLGSRSMGSDPRLNQNYNLTWVMPVDGNFTYVARLHFCELLLSRPNQRAFDIYVNNKTALADADIIGMASEKGVPVYKDFAVYVADEPGDEAMWVALHPSVALRPQFYDAILNGLEVFKINDTAGNLAAPDPDPSRLLAKAELGAGDHLPPRVHRHRHIATVMGSMAGGAAALGIIAAICVAWQQERSKKELQAAGGSHTSGWLPLYHSHTSGKSSGHLAANLAGMCRHFSFAEIKVATKNFSESLVIGVGGFGKVYRGLVDGDTKVAIKRSNPSSEQGVHEFQTEVEMLSKLRHRHLVSLIGFSEDAGEMILVYDYMEHGTLREHLYMGGKPPLPWRLRLDICIGAARGLHYLHTGAKHTIIHRDVKTTNILVDGDWVAKVSDFGLSKSGPTTVNQTHVSTMVKGSFGYLDPEYFRRQQLTDKSDVYSFGVVLFEVLLARPALDPALPRERVSLADYALLCQRNGTLLDVVDPAIKDQIAPECLKKFADTAEKCLGEQGIERPAMGDVLWNLEFAMQLQDAFDGQGGSTTCGRRPMGEGSGGVGRASSALDGTASVTTVDQAALSKSRPRVIVEEAADDDEVANSAAFSQLVRPAGR; this comes from the coding sequence ATGGCTGGCACAGCTCGGCGCCCATTGCTGGTGCTGCTTCTCGTCGCCGGAGCCACCGCGGTCGCGGAGTCCAAGCTGTACGCCCCGGCGGACCGGGTGCTGCTCAACTGCGGGTCGACGACGGACGGCCTGGACTCGGACGGCCGGAAGTGGGTGGCGGACAACAACGACAACATGTGGCTGACCGACTCCGGCAAGTCGTCCCTGATGATGGCGGCCGACAGGATGGACAACGGGCTGCCGTCCACCATCCCCTACATGACGGCGCGGGTGTTCACGACGGAGGCCGCGTACAACTTCACCGTGAACCCGCGGGACCGCCACTGGGTGCGCCTCCACTTCTACCCGTCCTCCTACAACGGGCTCCCCGCGGAGGGCTTCCACTTCGGCGCGGCCACGTCCACGGGCGTCACGCTGCTCCACAACTTCAGCGTGTACACCTACGCCAAGGCGCTGAGCCAGGCGTTCCTCATCCGGGAGTtctcgctgccgccggcgccggcggggttcCTGACCCTCACCTTCACGCCGATGCCGACGGGCAACGAGACCTTCGCCTTCGTGAACGGCATCGAGGTGATCTCCATGCCCGACATCTTCGCGGACCCGGCCACCACGGTGGGCTTCGCGGACCAGACCGTGGAcatcgccggcgcggcgctccAGACCATGTACCGCTTCAACGTCGGCGGCGTGTACATCCCGCCGTCCAACGACTCGGGGCTCACCCGGCACTGGTACGACGACACGCCCTACGTGCTGGGCCCGACGCAGGGCGTCATCTACAAGGCCGGCCCGCACTTCCAGCTCAAGTACCCCAACGACCTGGCCGagtacgccgcgccgccggacgTGTACCTGGGCAGCCGCTCCATGGGCTCCGACCCGCGCCTCAACCAGAACTACAACCTCACCTGGGTCATGCCCGTGGACGGCAACTTCACCTACGTGGCGCGCCTCCActtctgcgagctgctgctcaGCCGCCCCAACCAGCGGGCCTTCGACATCTACGTCAACAACAAGACGGCGCTGGCCGACGCCGACATCATCGGGATGGCGTCGGAGAAGGGCGTGCCCGTGTACAAGGACTTCGCCGTGTACGTGGCCGACGAGCCCGGGGACGAGGCCATGTGGGTGGCGCTGCACCCGTCCGTGGCGCTCCGCCCGCAGTTCTACGACGCCATCCTCAACGGCCTCGAGGTCTTCAAGATCAACGACACCGCCGGCAACCTGGCCGCGCCGGACCCGGACCCCTCCAGGCTGCTCGCCAAGGCGGAGCTGGGCGCGGGCGACCACCTGCCGCCCAGGGTCCACAGGCACCGCCACATCGCCACGGTGATGGGCAgcatggcgggcggcgcggcggcgctcgggatcATCGCCGCCATCTGCGTGGCCTGGCAGCAGGAGAGGAGCAAGAAGGAGCTGCAGGCCGCCGGCGGGTCGCACACCTCCGGCTGGCTGCCGCTGTACCACTCCCACACCAGCGGCAAGTCGTCGGGCCACCTCGCGGCGAACCTGGCCGGGATGTGCCGGCACTTCTCCTTCGCCGAGATCAAGGTGGCCACCAAGAACTTCAGCGAGTCTCTGGTGATCGGCGTGGGCGGCTTCGGCAAGGTGTACCGGGGCCTCGTGGACGGCGACACCAAGGTGGCCATCAAGCGGTCCAACCCGTCGTCGGAGCAGGGCGTGCACGAGTTCCAGACGGAGGTGGAAATGCTGTCCAAGCTGCGGCACCGCCACCTGGTCTCCCTCATCGGCTTCAGCGAGGATGCCGGCGAGATGATCCTCGTCTACGACTACATGGAGCACGGCACGCTGCGGGAGCACCTCTACATGGGCGgcaagccgccgctgccgtggcGGCTCCGCCTCGACATCTGCATCGGCGCCGCGCGGGGCCTGCACTACCTCCACACCGGCGCCAAGCACACCATCATCCACCGCGACGTCAAGACCACCAACATCCTCGTCGACGGGGACTGGGTCGCCAAGGTCTCCGACTTCGGCCTCTCCAAGTCCGGCCCCACCACGGTGAACCAGACGCACGTCAGCACCATGGTCAAGGGCAGCTTCGGGTACCTCGACCCGGAGTACTTCCGGCGGCAGCAGCTCACCGACAAGTCCGACGTCTACTCCTTCGGCGTCGTGCTCTTCGAGGTGCTCCTCGCGCGGCCGGCCCTGGACCCGGCCCTGCCGCGCGAGAGGGTCAGCCTCGCCGACTACGCGCTCCTCTGCCAGCGGAACGGCACCCTGCTGGACGTCGTCGACCCGGCGATCAAGGACCAGATCGCGCCCGAGTGCCTCAAGAAGTTCGCCGACACGGCCGAGAAGTGCCTCGGCGAGCAGGGCATCGAGCGCCCGGCCATGGGGGACGTGCTCTGGAACCTCGAGTTCGCGATGCAGCTGCAGGACGCCTTCGACGGACAAGGAGGCAGCACCACCTGCGGCCGCCGGCCCATGggcgagggcagcggcggcgtggggcgCGCGTCGTCGGCGCTCGACGGCACGGCCAGCGTCACGACGGTGGATCAGGCGGCGTTGTCCAAGTCCCGGCCGCGCGTCATCGTCGAGGAggcggccgacgacgacgaggtggcCAACAGCGCGGCCTTCTCGCAGCTCGTGCGCCCCGCCGGCCGGTGA
- the LOC120676463 gene encoding proline-rich receptor-like protein kinase PERK15 — MARLGRAGCRAGRGMSEDTLRNFTFNFLAAVLILEFLSGINLIIQTSALEVVAPAMPPSRGRIPFHYMASRDEVLIGVSVQPVDGRQRQKKLYSPTVTLSSTHPPISAPSYSSMPGALDLAIYSSDLSLPLVHHDRRLAMSAPSHVDADAPDAASNSSAAPSGLVQPPVSPHNGCCAPNMVQKRGTQDCHCVYPVRVELFLRNVSLTSNWSNEFLQELASQLNLRVNQFEIVNFYVVGASGLNITMDIAPHTGISFAADQVNTMNYSLSQHTVRIDPVLVGDYNLLNLTWFRPSAPAPAPAFTIAPKASPSTAHKVPRLSEDPSNNRHTSLITVIIICVGALIGVLLIVLTICFCTFRKGKKKVPHVETPKQRTPDAVSAVESLPRPTSTRFLSYEELKAATNNFEPSSVLGEGGFGRVFKGVLSDGTAVAIKKLTSGGHQGDKEFLVEVEMLSRLHHRNLVKLIGYYSSRESSQNLLCYELVPNGSLEAWLHGALGANCPLDWDTRMRIALDAARGLAYLHEDSQPCVIHRDFKASNILLENDFHAKVSDFGLAKQAPEGRANYLSTRVMGTFGYVAPEYAMTGHLLVKSDVYSYGVVLLELLTGRRPVDMSQPSGQENLVTWARPILRDQDRLDELADPRLGGQYPKDDFVRVCTIAAACVSPEANQRPTMGEVVQSLKMVQRSVEFQESIPTPPARPNIRQSSTTYESDGTSSMFSSGPFSSLSPFDTETIPRTAVFSEDLHEGR; from the exons ATGGCGCGGCTCGGGCGGGCGGGCTGCCGCGCCGGTCGAG GAATGTCTGAGGATACTTTGAGAAATTTTACGTTCAATTTCTTGGCAGCTGTGCTGATCCTGGAATTTCTCAGTGGGATCAATTTGATTATTCAAACATCAGCTCTAGAAGTAGTGGCTCCTGCAATGCCTCCATCTCGAGGTCGGATACCATTTCATTACATGGCATCCCGAGATGAAGTCCTCATAGGTGTTTCAGTGCAACCAGTGGATGGCCGACAAAGACAAAAGAAGCTATATTCACCAACAGTTACCCTGTCATCCACACATCCTCCTATTTCAGCGCCTAGCTATAGTTCCATGCCTGGTGCTTTAGATCTGGCCATTTATTCCTCAGATCTATCACTTCCTTTGGTGCACCATGACAGACGCTTAGCAATGTCTGCTCCTTCTCATGTTGATGCTGACGCTCCAGATGCAGCTTCAAACTCTAGCGCAGCTCCTTCTGGATTAGTGCAACCTCCAGTATCCCCTCACAACG GCTGTTGTGCACCAAACATGGTACAAAAACGAGGGACTCAAGACTGCCATTGTGTTTATCCAGTGAGAGTTGAGCTGTTCCTTCGAAATGTTTCCTTGACTTCAAATTGGAGCAATGAATTTCTTCAAGAACTTGCTTCACAGCTCAACCTTCGTGTTAATCAGTTTGAGATTGTAAATTTTTATGTTGTTGGAGCTTCTGGACTAAATATCACAATGGATATAGCACCCCATACTGGAATCAGCTTTGCAGCCGATCAAGTTAACACAATGAATTATTCACTTAGTCAGCATACAGTTCGGATTGATCCTGTGTTGGTCGGGGATTATAATCTTCTTAATTTAACATGGTTCAGGCCATCGGCCCCAGCCCCAG CTCCAGCATTCACAATAGCACCTAAGGCCTCTCCATCTACAGCGCACAAAGTACCAAGATTGAGTGAGGATCCGAGCAACAATAGACATACAAGCCTGATTACTGTCATTATCATATGTGTTGGTGCTCTAATTGGTGTCTTGCTGATCGTTTTAACAATTTGCTTCTGCACATTTaggaaagggaaaaagaaagtgCCTCATGTTGAAACAC CCAAGCAAAGGACGCCGGATGCAGTTTCTGCAGTGGAGTCACTTCCTCGCCCCACCAGCACAAGGTTCCTTTCATATGAAGAACTGAAAGCGGCAACAAATAACTTTGAGCCTTCAAGCGTGCTTGGAGAAGGTGGTTTTGGCCGTGTCTTTAAGGGGGTACTTAGTGACGGTACTGCTGTCGCTATAAAGAAGCTTACTAGCGGAGGGCACCAAGGAGATAAGGAGTTTTTAGTTGAAGTGGAAATGTTGAGCAGGTTGCACCACCGAAATCTTGTGAAACTCATTGGTTACTATAGCAGCCGTGAGTCATCACAGAACCTTCTCTGTTACGAGCTTGTTCCCAATGGGAGCCTAGAGGCTTGGCTTCACG GCGCACTAGGTGCTAACTGCCCCTTGGATTGGGACACCAGGATGAGGATAGCTCTTGATGCTGCCAGGGGATTAGCATACCTCCATGAGGATTCGCAGCCCTGTGTAATCCACAGGGATTTCAAAGCTTCTAATATATTGCTTGAGAATGATTTTCATGCTAAAGTGTCCGATTTTGGTTTGGCAAAACAGGCGCCTGAAGGTCGGGCTAATTATCTTTCAACTCGTGTCATGGGAACTTTCGG GTACGTTGCACCGGAGTATGCCATGACAGGGCACTTGCTTGTAAAAAGTGATGTATATAGCTATGGagttgttcttcttgaactacTAACTGGGAGGAGGCCTGTTGATATGTCACAGCCTTCTGGGCAGGAAAACCTGGTGACATGG GCACGGCCGATTCTTCGAGATCAAGATAGATTAGATGAACTAGCTGACCCCAGGCTTGGTGGCCAGTACCCAAAAGATGATTTTGTGCGGGTGTGCACAATTGCAGCAGCTTGTGTTTCACCAGAGGCAAACCAAAGGCCAACAATGGGCGAGGTGGTGCAGTCGCTCAAGATGGTGCAACGATCGGTGGAGTTCCAGGAATCTATCCCGACACCGCCTGCCCGCCCCAATATCCGGCAGTCTTCGACGACCTACGAATCTGATGGTACCTCATCCATGTTCTCTTCCGGCCCCTTCTCAAGCCTCAGCCCCTTTGACACCGAAACTATTCCAAGAACCGCTGTTTTCTCAGAAGATCTCCATGAAGGCCGATGA